One Sagittula stellata E-37 genomic window carries:
- a CDS encoding LysR substrate-binding domain-containing protein gives MLNRLRMRHVRCFLTIARCGSMTAAAREMNSSQPAVSRSLAELEKLVGQPLFERGGRGLTLTEAGERLRRHLDPAVSQMEEGVRLAGGTAAVPRVSVGMLPNVARTLAMRSSVMFKEDAPDVDLELHWANVSELIVRLNRGEIDMLLGRLLSLEHMDGVSFEHLYPENIVFAVHHTHPFAARPDDVTLSEVGAELVVVPLAGTIIRRELDKFMTARGLARFRRQIETVSFEFTRSFLRETPSVAAIPLGAIRHELAEGELVKLGLSGEELVGSVGISFRSGRALSPEAARFAEVVRVVARDYA, from the coding sequence TTGCTGAACAGACTGAGGATGCGGCATGTCCGCTGCTTCCTGACCATCGCGCGCTGCGGGTCGATGACCGCGGCGGCGAGAGAGATGAACTCCTCCCAACCCGCGGTGTCGCGGTCGCTGGCCGAACTGGAGAAGCTGGTCGGCCAGCCCCTGTTCGAACGTGGCGGGCGAGGTCTGACGCTGACGGAGGCGGGCGAACGACTGCGCCGCCACCTGGACCCGGCAGTCTCGCAGATGGAAGAGGGCGTGCGGCTGGCGGGTGGGACGGCGGCGGTGCCGCGCGTTTCCGTGGGCATGCTGCCGAACGTGGCGCGAACCTTGGCAATGCGGTCGTCGGTCATGTTCAAGGAGGATGCCCCCGACGTCGATCTGGAGCTGCACTGGGCCAACGTGTCGGAGCTGATCGTGCGCCTGAACCGGGGCGAGATCGACATGCTGCTGGGCCGTCTCCTTTCGCTCGAACACATGGACGGCGTCAGTTTCGAACACCTGTATCCCGAAAACATCGTCTTTGCCGTCCACCACACGCACCCTTTCGCCGCGCGGCCCGATGACGTGACGCTGTCAGAAGTCGGGGCCGAACTGGTCGTGGTGCCGCTTGCCGGGACGATCATCCGCCGCGAGCTGGACAAGTTCATGACCGCGCGCGGCCTGGCCCGGTTCCGCCGGCAGATCGAGACGGTGTCCTTCGAATTCACCCGCAGTTTCCTGCGCGAGACGCCCTCTGTCGCGGCGATCCCGCTTGGCGCGATCCGGCACGAACTGGCGGAGGGCGAGCTGGTGAAACTGGGCCTGTCCGGCGAGGAACTTGTCGGGTCCGTCGGTATCTCCTTCCGTTCCGGACGGGCCCTGTCGCCGGAGGCCGCACGCTTTGCCGAAGTGGTGCGGGTGGTGGCGCGGGACTACGCCTGA
- a CDS encoding sulfatase-like hydrolase/transferase produces MAAPKNILFIMFDQLRWDYLSCYGHPHLKTPNLDRLASKGMRFDRCTIQSPLCGPSRMSTYTGRYVHSHGASWNNVPLKVGELTMGDHLRDLGMGCWLVGKTHMAADAEGMRRLGLEQDSVIGARVGECGFDIFERDDGMRPEGPDGLYDEGGALKYNEYLRGKGYESDNPWHDYANSGLDDDGNVLSGWFLENSDRPANIREDDSETPYLTRRGIEFIEQAEGPWCCHLSYIKPHWPYIVPEPYASMYGPQDFLPRVASETERETDHPVFKGFQNAPIGKALARDDVREKVLRAYMGLIKQCDDQMGVLFDFLERTGRMEDTLIVVTSDHGDFMGDHWMGEKTFFHEASVKVPLIVYDPSPEADATRGTTSDALVECIDFLPTFVEVAGGDPAKLDHILEGQSLLPMLRGGAAPEREVVVCEYDYSSSPLAGRLGLHPDQSRMFMVANQDWKMIHFESGHRPMLFDLRNDPQELEDLGASAAHADVRARMYDHLHVWARRPAARTTMSNEAFVKERTLGAGRTGVLIGIVEETELPQELTAKYTGRKAKDMRGTTPGTPGE; encoded by the coding sequence ATGGCGGCTCCGAAGAATATCCTGTTTATCATGTTCGATCAGCTCCGCTGGGATTACCTGAGCTGTTACGGCCATCCGCATCTGAAGACACCGAACCTGGACCGGCTGGCGTCGAAGGGGATGCGCTTCGACCGCTGCACGATCCAGTCGCCGCTGTGCGGACCGTCGCGGATGTCCACCTACACCGGGCGCTACGTCCATTCGCATGGGGCATCCTGGAACAACGTGCCCCTGAAGGTCGGGGAGCTGACGATGGGCGACCATCTGCGCGATCTGGGAATGGGCTGCTGGCTGGTGGGCAAGACCCATATGGCGGCGGACGCCGAGGGGATGCGCAGGCTCGGGCTGGAACAGGACAGCGTGATCGGTGCGCGGGTCGGCGAATGCGGCTTCGACATCTTCGAGCGTGACGACGGCATGCGCCCCGAGGGGCCGGACGGGCTCTATGACGAGGGCGGCGCGCTGAAGTACAACGAATACCTGCGCGGCAAGGGCTACGAGAGCGACAATCCCTGGCACGACTATGCCAATTCCGGACTGGACGACGACGGCAACGTGTTGTCGGGCTGGTTTCTCGAAAACTCCGACCGGCCCGCGAACATCCGTGAAGACGACAGCGAAACCCCCTATCTGACGCGCCGCGGGATCGAGTTCATCGAGCAGGCGGAGGGACCATGGTGCTGTCACCTGTCCTACATCAAGCCGCACTGGCCCTATATCGTGCCGGAACCCTACGCCTCGATGTACGGACCGCAGGACTTCCTGCCGCGCGTCGCTTCGGAAACCGAGCGCGAGACGGATCACCCTGTTTTCAAGGGGTTCCAGAATGCACCCATCGGTAAGGCGCTGGCCCGCGACGACGTGCGCGAGAAGGTGCTGCGCGCCTACATGGGGCTCATCAAGCAGTGCGACGACCAGATGGGCGTGCTGTTCGACTTCCTCGAACGCACCGGCCGAATGGAGGACACGCTCATTGTCGTGACGTCCGATCATGGCGACTTCATGGGGGATCACTGGATGGGCGAAAAGACCTTCTTCCACGAGGCGTCTGTCAAGGTGCCGCTGATCGTCTACGACCCCTCGCCGGAGGCGGATGCCACGCGCGGTACGACCTCCGACGCGCTGGTCGAATGCATCGACTTCCTGCCCACCTTCGTGGAGGTGGCGGGCGGCGATCCAGCGAAACTCGACCACATTCTCGAAGGCCAGTCGCTTTTGCCGATGCTCCGAGGGGGCGCGGCGCCAGAGCGCGAGGTGGTGGTCTGCGAATACGACTACTCCAGCAGCCCGCTGGCCGGTCGGCTGGGTCTGCACCCGGATCAGTCGCGCATGTTCATGGTCGCCAACCAAGACTGGAAGATGATCCATTTCGAAAGTGGCCACCGTCCCATGCTTTTCGACCTGAGGAACGACCCGCAGGAACTGGAGGATCTGGGCGCGAGTGCCGCCCATGCGGATGTCAGGGCGCGGATGTACGACCACCTGCACGTCTGGGCACGGCGCCCGGCGGCGCGGACGACCATGTCGAACGAAGCTTTCGTGAAGGAGCGGACCTTGGGCGCAGGCCGGACCGGGGTACTGATCGGGATCGTGGAGGAGACCGAGCTGCCGCAGGAACTGACGGCCAAGTACACCGGGCGCAAGGCGAAGGACATGCGCGGGACGACGCCGGGCACACCCGGAGAGTGA
- a CDS encoding TAXI family TRAP transporter solute-binding subunit has translation MKTFLKTAAVVGALAVTGVMAQAQANLSAETSSAGNSPHLMMMHLADVLAREGVANVQVQEGQTATNSMVNVAEGKSDMVTAPTILFFLLENGRGPFSNIGEGGKDLVQNIRAIAPFNAGAYGLFAPVASNITSYQDLKGRTVWNGPPRGAALTLGRQTILLGSGGFKDGEDYTGYQTNWGQLPTALVDGSAEAFLVPITFPSDRVVMALSAGDVNIVSFPKDIWESEGMEKFLSAPGNSPVEVKIADMGYGPDQGVNVISEDDTFRSPGVPFAAYVRADLSDELVKEVTAAYIASLPELKKRAPYAGNVNFDVLDQRTTGFCGALTLKYHPGAIAAWEEAGYDVPDCAK, from the coding sequence ATGAAGACATTCTTGAAGACGGCCGCCGTTGTAGGCGCCCTTGCGGTGACAGGTGTCATGGCGCAGGCGCAGGCCAACCTGAGCGCCGAGACATCGAGTGCAGGCAACTCGCCGCACCTGATGATGATGCACCTTGCCGATGTGCTTGCTCGCGAGGGCGTGGCCAACGTGCAGGTGCAGGAAGGCCAGACCGCCACCAACTCCATGGTCAACGTGGCCGAGGGCAAGTCCGATATGGTGACGGCGCCCACCATCCTCTTCTTCCTGCTGGAAAACGGGCGCGGGCCGTTCTCCAACATCGGTGAGGGCGGCAAGGATCTTGTGCAGAACATCCGCGCCATCGCGCCGTTCAATGCGGGCGCCTACGGGCTGTTCGCGCCGGTGGCGTCGAACATCACCTCTTATCAGGACCTCAAGGGACGCACGGTCTGGAACGGTCCGCCGCGCGGCGCGGCCCTGACGCTTGGGCGTCAGACGATCCTGCTGGGGTCGGGCGGCTTCAAGGACGGCGAGGACTACACCGGTTACCAGACCAACTGGGGGCAACTGCCGACCGCGCTGGTCGACGGCTCGGCCGAAGCCTTCCTTGTGCCGATCACCTTCCCCTCGGATCGCGTGGTCATGGCGCTGTCAGCCGGTGACGTGAACATCGTCTCCTTCCCGAAGGACATCTGGGAAAGCGAAGGGATGGAGAAGTTCCTGTCGGCCCCGGGCAACAGCCCGGTCGAGGTCAAGATCGCGGACATGGGCTATGGCCCGGACCAGGGCGTGAACGTGATTTCCGAGGATGACACCTTCCGCTCGCCGGGCGTGCCCTTCGCGGCCTACGTGCGCGCCGATCTGTCCGACGAACTGGTCAAAGAGGTCACGGCGGCTTACATCGCCTCGCTCCCGGAGCTGAAAAAGCGCGCGCCCTATGCCGGCAACGTCAATTTCGACGTGCTGGATCAACGAACCACCGGTTTCTGCGGAGCCTTGACCCTGAAGTACCACCCCGGCGCGATCGCTGCATGGGAAGAGGCCGGGTACGACGTTCCGGACTGCGCGAAGTGA
- a CDS encoding TRAP transporter permease, whose amino-acid sequence MSDKMPFLKRAAQALGLILVTIGMLNTIPSIPGLDAWAQDVTGNPAFAIRRFPYEWLYPIAFVLMMLTVACNHSFWADWTVRGFGPGRRRFGAFMDILLVTMAVAVSAAYLIEIDSVCLIDQFTGERAELIARALLEEKEFAELYGLPAPTSVDDPACIRNLGVWIFAVVGAGIAVFLGYNVRVWGLPLVAVAILIFAYTLITVGIWYFFGSEDMNKYLITKLGGEPRSLMDGRPNVEDILVNNAQGLLGRFMGILLSTVFPYIVLGSLFGISAGGKSLIKLAFLWTRRLKGGPAHAAIVSSALFGTISGGPVVNVLSTGVLTIPMMLRRGFSKTFAGGVEAAASSGGQIMPPVMGVAAFVLSAMTVVPYREVIVAAVIPAIAYFGCLFLTVHFQARKQGIEAVGDKTPDMILNGQDRLNLLMILLPILLILMLLITPKEAVGCGIFGTLLGVERSGEGAACVAESLPFLLQIVQNSAGDAGSAGWWAVLLLVALFCLDPEFRKAPRALVGAFADAGVLIATLYLMFLSVSVIDFCLNFTGLSGFVARDVLGLLRAFGAEVQGGGIFLFAALFVTMLLAILLGMGMPTVPAYVNVALLMGPLVVGLGIANFTAHMFIFFFAVASAITPPVAVAAFAAASITKADAMATGFAAVRAGVVMFVLPFVFAFYPELLLIDPAKLDPTATAGAQVYIEGYGPGIDWLGLASVGARLALGLYLMAGALARYDMRAMGAPEVILRLGLAVAVMMKAAVIFLPALGLAAVYLLWHGSSAMRRGPVRT is encoded by the coding sequence ATGTCGGACAAGATGCCGTTCCTGAAGCGTGCCGCGCAGGCACTTGGGCTGATCCTCGTGACCATCGGGATGCTCAACACCATTCCGTCCATCCCCGGCCTGGATGCCTGGGCGCAGGATGTGACCGGCAACCCGGCCTTCGCGATCCGGAGATTCCCCTACGAATGGCTCTATCCCATCGCCTTCGTGCTGATGATGCTGACCGTGGCCTGCAACCATTCGTTTTGGGCGGACTGGACGGTTCGGGGGTTTGGCCCGGGGCGCCGTCGTTTCGGCGCCTTCATGGACATCCTTTTGGTGACGATGGCCGTAGCGGTTTCTGCGGCATACCTGATCGAGATCGACTCGGTGTGCTTGATCGACCAATTCACCGGCGAACGCGCCGAACTGATCGCCCGTGCCCTGCTGGAAGAGAAGGAATTCGCCGAACTCTATGGGCTGCCCGCGCCGACATCGGTGGACGATCCTGCCTGTATCCGCAACCTTGGCGTCTGGATCTTCGCCGTGGTGGGGGCGGGCATCGCCGTCTTCCTGGGCTACAACGTGCGGGTCTGGGGTCTACCGCTGGTCGCTGTGGCGATCCTGATCTTTGCCTACACGCTCATTACCGTGGGGATCTGGTACTTCTTCGGCTCCGAGGACATGAACAAGTACCTCATCACCAAACTGGGTGGCGAGCCGCGTTCGCTGATGGACGGCCGTCCGAATGTCGAGGATATCCTCGTCAACAATGCGCAGGGTCTGCTGGGCCGGTTCATGGGCATCCTGCTGTCGACGGTTTTCCCCTACATCGTGCTCGGGTCGCTCTTCGGGATCTCGGCCGGGGGCAAGTCGCTGATCAAGCTGGCGTTCCTCTGGACACGGCGGCTGAAGGGCGGCCCGGCCCACGCCGCTATCGTGTCGAGCGCGCTGTTCGGCACGATTTCCGGCGGGCCGGTGGTGAACGTTCTGTCGACCGGCGTCCTGACCATCCCCATGATGCTGCGGCGCGGGTTTTCGAAGACCTTCGCGGGCGGTGTCGAAGCCGCCGCATCGTCCGGAGGGCAGATCATGCCACCGGTCATGGGCGTGGCAGCCTTCGTGCTGTCAGCCATGACGGTGGTGCCCTATCGCGAGGTTATCGTCGCGGCGGTCATCCCTGCGATTGCCTACTTCGGCTGCCTCTTCCTGACGGTACACTTCCAGGCCCGCAAACAGGGCATAGAGGCGGTCGGCGACAAGACACCCGACATGATTCTGAATGGCCAGGACCGGCTGAACCTGCTGATGATCCTGTTGCCGATCCTGCTGATCCTCATGCTGCTCATCACCCCGAAAGAGGCGGTGGGCTGCGGCATCTTCGGCACGCTGCTCGGCGTCGAGCGCAGCGGCGAGGGGGCCGCCTGCGTGGCCGAGAGCCTGCCTTTCCTGCTCCAGATCGTCCAGAACTCTGCAGGGGATGCCGGTTCGGCGGGCTGGTGGGCCGTGCTGCTGCTTGTCGCGCTGTTCTGCCTGGACCCCGAATTCCGCAAGGCACCGCGCGCGCTGGTCGGGGCCTTCGCGGACGCGGGGGTTCTGATCGCGACCCTCTACCTGATGTTCCTGTCGGTCTCTGTCATCGATTTCTGCCTGAACTTCACCGGACTGTCGGGATTTGTCGCGCGGGATGTGCTGGGTCTGTTGCGCGCCTTCGGGGCCGAGGTACAGGGTGGTGGCATCTTCCTGTTCGCAGCGCTCTTCGTGACGATGCTGCTGGCAATCCTCCTGGGCATGGGGATGCCGACCGTGCCGGCCTACGTCAACGTGGCCCTCTTGATGGGGCCTCTGGTCGTCGGGCTGGGCATCGCGAACTTCACGGCGCACATGTTCATCTTCTTCTTCGCGGTGGCGAGCGCGATCACACCGCCGGTCGCGGTCGCGGCCTTCGCTGCGGCGTCGATCACCAAGGCGGACGCCATGGCCACCGGCTTTGCCGCTGTGCGCGCCGGTGTGGTGATGTTCGTTTTGCCGTTCGTCTTCGCCTTCTACCCCGAACTCCTGCTGATCGATCCGGCCAAGCTGGATCCCACGGCCACGGCCGGGGCGCAGGTGTACATCGAGGGCTATGGGCCGGGAATCGACTGGTTGGGCCTGGCGTCTGTCGGCGCGCGCCTCGCGCTGGGGCTTTATCTGATGGCAGGGGCGCTGGCACGCTATGACATGCGGGCGATGGGAGCGCCCGAGGTCATCCTGCGCCTCGGTCTGGCGGTCGCCGTGATGATGAAGGCGGCAGTGATCTTCCTTCCGGCGCTCGGGCTGGCGGCGGTCTACCTGCTGTGGCACGGCAGCTCGGCCATGCGTCGCGGGCCGGTTCGGACCTGA
- a CDS encoding aminoglycoside phosphotransferase family protein: MHDVVILSDERLVGSLVAAQGDTWRGQRIQPLAASGADNAMFRLGDKWAVRLPRRPEVVQMLETEAKWLPRLADLPLSVPVPRVLGAPTQQFNWPFTIVDWIDGVEADETEVSDMAEAVQSLAAFLKALWKKSTRDAPLAGEANHYRGVNLKEVTQQVLTCFSKLDDELEPEVAREAWLSALDASPVRKPRWLHGDLRASNMIARDGELVGVIDWGRAAVGDPAADVAVAWRWVPEWEMSNFQEALGASDDLWRRARGWALYDAVVILAHYKDQPGFEAICDESRCVFGRLGLGAPC; this comes from the coding sequence ATGCACGACGTCGTCATCCTTTCCGACGAGAGGTTGGTCGGGTCCCTTGTCGCGGCCCAGGGCGACACATGGCGCGGCCAGAGGATTCAGCCGTTGGCCGCCTCTGGCGCGGACAACGCGATGTTTCGGCTTGGCGACAAATGGGCTGTCCGGTTGCCGCGGCGCCCCGAAGTCGTGCAGATGCTCGAAACGGAAGCCAAGTGGCTGCCGCGTCTCGCTGATCTGCCGCTGTCCGTGCCGGTGCCTCGCGTGCTGGGCGCGCCGACGCAGCAGTTCAACTGGCCATTCACCATCGTCGACTGGATAGACGGCGTAGAGGCCGACGAGACCGAGGTTTCGGATATGGCCGAAGCGGTTCAGAGCCTTGCGGCCTTTCTCAAGGCGCTGTGGAAGAAATCGACCCGCGATGCGCCGCTGGCCGGAGAGGCAAACCATTATCGCGGCGTCAACCTGAAGGAGGTCACGCAGCAGGTACTTACGTGTTTCTCGAAGCTCGACGACGAACTCGAACCGGAAGTCGCGCGAGAGGCATGGCTCAGCGCCCTGGATGCCAGCCCGGTGCGCAAGCCGCGCTGGCTGCATGGCGATCTGCGCGCATCGAACATGATTGCCCGCGATGGTGAGCTGGTCGGCGTGATCGACTGGGGCCGGGCGGCGGTGGGCGATCCGGCGGCGGACGTTGCCGTCGCGTGGCGCTGGGTGCCGGAGTGGGAGATGTCCAATTTCCAGGAGGCGCTTGGCGCAAGCGACGATCTCTGGCGGCGTGCGCGCGGATGGGCGCTTTACGATGCGGTTGTAATCCTCGCCCATTACAAGGATCAGCCGGGGTTCGAAGCCATATGCGATGAGAGCCGCTGCGTCTTTGGCCGGCTTGGACTGGGTGCCCCCTGCTGA
- a CDS encoding chemotaxis protein CheB — MSDTGNVQTVVGIAASAGGLEAISLLAQHLPTDLNCAYILAQHMSPHHDSVLPTLISRETRLAVKAVQDALPIEPNTIYVPVPKTDLVVEDGMVHPRTPSGLPAEPKPSADRLFRSIAESYGEHSVGIVLSGTGSDGSYGVQAIREAGGITIAQDSSSAKYDTMPTSAVETGAVDLILSPRQIGEHLKTILAHPRDFSELQALVEQPTEYDDLFHMLQARTKVNFRHYKETTVSRRIQRRMIAIGFDDYGQYVSFCRTNVEELDALFRDLLISVTRFFRDPEQFDALRRELGRYLSEVGNRPIRVWVPGCASGEEAYSIAFLLADALKLTGGDGELGVQIFATDLDAAALARGRAGVYPASASAGIPESMLRRYFTLGDNLLRVRPEIQKMVRFSQHNVFQDPPFSDIDLVSFRNTLIYFESSLQEKVMSRILYALRPGGLLFLGTSENVGEMGPFFEQAADRMQLFAKRTNSAFDHKTMARFGVPPRRQKRDTRKEYGQGESSSNKEEMFEVLASSVAPIGFLANDQKDLVRIFGDISAFTKVTDAVRGRLTTNTLKEELASEAASLIPLCLKYNRARDGLWREMLGQGFNRVRLRCYPMTLPSQGKTRYVLVSIETDLLEISADRQSHGDNKENSGYLTYVENELADAREALQITMEELQTSNEELQSTNEELQSTNEELQSTNEELETSNEELQSTNEELITVNEELLINTDELNKLVVEQIAILEALPLPMLVLDQMLNIKSASKRAIEIFGLSERVAHLGHISQVKLPNAEFPRLIDNCSEVLKRRETGKVRFTVDNQEMSLVIAPYFVQDNELMGLTVVLERAWSTESA; from the coding sequence ATGAGCGATACTGGAAATGTTCAGACGGTGGTCGGCATCGCTGCGTCGGCCGGCGGTCTCGAAGCGATATCCCTGCTTGCCCAGCATTTGCCGACGGACCTCAACTGCGCCTACATCCTGGCGCAGCACATGTCGCCGCATCATGACAGCGTCCTGCCGACCCTAATCTCCAGAGAGACACGCCTGGCGGTCAAGGCTGTGCAGGACGCCCTGCCGATCGAGCCGAACACGATCTACGTGCCGGTGCCCAAAACCGATCTGGTCGTCGAAGACGGTATGGTTCACCCGCGTACGCCGTCGGGCCTGCCGGCAGAGCCTAAACCCTCGGCCGACCGGTTGTTCCGGTCCATCGCCGAATCCTACGGGGAACACAGTGTCGGCATCGTCCTGTCGGGCACCGGCAGCGACGGCAGCTATGGTGTCCAGGCGATCCGCGAGGCCGGTGGGATCACGATCGCGCAGGACAGCAGCTCCGCGAAATACGACACCATGCCCACCTCGGCGGTGGAGACGGGCGCCGTGGACCTGATCCTGTCGCCGCGTCAGATCGGCGAACACTTGAAAACCATCCTCGCCCATCCGCGCGACTTTTCCGAACTTCAGGCGCTTGTCGAGCAGCCGACCGAATACGACGACCTGTTCCACATGTTGCAAGCGCGTACGAAGGTCAATTTCCGCCACTACAAGGAAACCACCGTCAGCCGCCGCATCCAGCGCCGGATGATCGCCATTGGCTTCGACGACTACGGTCAGTACGTCAGCTTCTGCCGCACCAATGTCGAAGAGCTGGACGCGCTGTTCCGCGACCTGCTGATCTCGGTCACGCGGTTCTTCCGCGATCCCGAACAGTTCGATGCCCTGCGTCGTGAACTGGGACGCTACCTTTCCGAGGTCGGCAACAGGCCGATCCGTGTCTGGGTGCCCGGTTGCGCGTCGGGGGAAGAGGCGTATTCCATCGCCTTCCTGCTGGCCGATGCGCTGAAGCTGACCGGCGGGGACGGCGAACTCGGTGTTCAGATCTTTGCCACCGACCTCGACGCCGCGGCATTGGCTCGCGGCAGGGCAGGGGTCTACCCGGCTTCAGCCTCGGCCGGAATCCCGGAGTCCATGCTCCGCCGGTACTTCACCCTCGGCGACAATCTTCTGCGCGTGAGGCCGGAGATCCAGAAGATGGTGAGGTTCTCGCAACACAACGTCTTTCAGGATCCGCCCTTTTCGGACATCGATCTGGTCAGCTTCCGCAACACGCTCATCTACTTTGAAAGTTCTCTGCAGGAAAAGGTCATGTCGCGCATCCTGTATGCGCTGCGGCCGGGTGGGTTGCTGTTCCTCGGCACCTCCGAGAACGTGGGTGAAATGGGACCCTTTTTCGAACAGGCGGCCGATCGTATGCAGCTGTTCGCCAAACGGACAAATTCGGCCTTCGATCACAAGACGATGGCGCGGTTCGGTGTCCCTCCACGCCGTCAGAAGCGTGACACGCGCAAGGAGTACGGCCAGGGGGAGTCGTCTTCCAACAAAGAGGAAATGTTCGAAGTCCTGGCGTCCTCGGTCGCGCCTATCGGGTTTCTCGCGAACGATCAGAAGGATCTTGTCCGGATATTCGGTGACATCAGCGCCTTTACAAAGGTGACCGACGCGGTGCGCGGACGTTTGACCACCAACACGCTGAAGGAAGAGCTTGCCTCCGAAGCCGCCAGCCTCATCCCGCTCTGCCTGAAGTACAACAGGGCCCGTGACGGCCTGTGGCGAGAGATGCTCGGGCAGGGGTTCAATCGCGTCCGTCTGCGCTGCTATCCCATGACGTTGCCGTCGCAGGGCAAGACCCGCTATGTCCTGGTTTCCATCGAAACCGACCTTCTTGAGATCAGCGCCGATCGTCAAAGCCACGGCGACAACAAGGAAAACTCGGGCTACCTCACCTATGTCGAGAATGAGTTGGCCGATGCACGCGAAGCGTTGCAGATCACCATGGAAGAATTGCAGACCTCGAACGAGGAGCTTCAGTCGACCAACGAGGAACTGCAATCCACCAACGAGGAGCTGCAGTCCACAAACGAGGAACTGGAAACCTCGAACGAAGAGCTTCAGTCGACCAACGAGGAGTTGATCACGGTCAACGAGGAACTGCTGATCAACACCGACGAGCTGAACAAGTTGGTGGTGGAACAGATCGCCATTCTCGAGGCGTTGCCGCTGCCTATGCTGGTGCTCGACCAGATGCTCAACATCAAGAGTGCGTCGAAGCGGGCCATCGAGATCTTCGGCCTGTCCGAACGTGTCGCCCACCTTGGCCACATCAGCCAGGTCAAACTGCCGAACGCAGAGTTTCCCCGCCTCATCGACAATTGCAGCGAAGTCCTGAAGCGCCGGGAGACGGGCAAGGTCCGGTTTACGGTCGATAACCAGGAAATGTCGCTGGTGATCGCGCCATACTTTGTCCAGGACAATGAGCTGATGGGCCTGACGGTCGTTCTTGAACGGGCGTGGAGCACGGAAAGCGCCTAG